From the bacterium genome, the window TCCACAGCCATTTCCGCAACTGATTGCCAAGCCAGGGGTAACCGACTATTTTCCCTCCAGCCCCTTAAGCTGAAAGCCCCCATGAGCGGATTCATCAAACAACACCTGCCCAACTGGCTCACCCTGGGGCGCATCCTGGCCGTTTTTCTGGTCATTCCCGCCTATTACCTCACCGATGGCCTCTGGCATTACTGGCTGCCCTGGAGCATTTTCGCCTGGGCCTGCTTCACCGATTTTTTCGACGGCTACCTCGCCCGCATCTGGCACAGCCAGAGCAACCTCGGCAAATTCCTGGACCCCATCGCCGACAAGCTGCTCATCACCGCCTGCATACTCATGCTGGTCGGCGATGGCCGCGCCCATGTCATCCCCGCCATCATCATCATCCTGCGCGAGATGTTCATCTCCGGCCTGCGGGAATTCCTGGCCGACAAGCAGGTCCAAGTGCCTGTAACGTTTCTCGCCAAGGTCAAAACCAATGTGCAGATGGTGGCAGTCGGCTGCA encodes:
- the pgsA gene encoding CDP-diacylglycerol--glycerol-3-phosphate 3-phosphatidyltransferase gives rise to the protein MSGFIKQHLPNWLTLGRILAVFLVIPAYYLTDGLWHYWLPWSIFAWACFTDFFDGYLARIWHSQSNLGKFLDPIADKLLITACILMLVGDGRAHVIPAIIIILREMFISGLREFLADKQVQVPVTFLAKVKTNVQMVAVGCIMVGDGAFDSWHVTDIGHILFWLAAAITLITGYQYARISWAQV